The region GGTCGGACTCGGCGGGGCTCGGATTGACCGCGAAGCTGGCGCGCAGCGCGCCCGCCTGCGTGACCCGATAGAGCCCCGGGCGCTCGAGCCGCTCCGACTCGAGGTGCGTGGCGCCGTCACGCGTGACCAGCTCCGAAGGCAGCTCGCGCCCGTCGGCATCCTCGATGCGCCACGGGCCGGTGGTCGCCGGCATCGTGAAGCGCTCGCCGGGCTCGAGCGATGGCGCCGCACTCCCGCGCCCCAGCACTTTCACCATCTGATGGAGCAGCGGCAGGAACGCGCCGCTGGTCGACAGGTCCGACGCCCCGGCGCCGAACGACGCAACCAGCGCGAGCGCGTGAGGTGCCTCGATCAGCGCCGGGTGCGAGCGATCGAACTCGAGCAGCGGGCGCGCTGCGGCGGCCGGCGTGAAGCCGCGAATCGCGAAGAACCGCGCCGAAGAGAGCGGCTCACCCGCGCGCGCGGGGAATCCCGACAGCACGGCATGGTCGGCGACCGCGCGCATCAGGCGCCACGACGCGCCACTCGCGGCAGCGACGGGATCGCCCAGGCGGCCGAGGCCGAGTGCCCCCAGCACCGATTCGTTCCACCACGCAGCGTCCGCGCGCGCACCGAACACCACCAGCACTGCACCACCCGCGCGATGATGATCGAGCACTGCCTGCGCTTCGGCGGCACCGAGGCGTTCGAGATCGTTCAGCACCACCACGTCGGCACTACGCAGCGCCTCGGGCATCTCGGTGGCGCCGGCTGCGCGGACCACCAGCCCCGACGCCGGCGAGCCGGCTTCGAGCGCAAGCCTCAGCGGCGACGATTCACCGTCCTCGCGCAGCACCACGCGCAGTCCGCCGTCGCGTCCTGCCGCGACCCAGCGCTGATTGTCGAGCGGCAGTGCATCGTCGGGAATCGACACGCGCGCCCCGATGGCCGGCACACGGCTCAGGGGCAGCAGCGTGCCGGCGGATCCGCGCGCCGGCAGCGCGATGAAGCCGCGTCCCAGCGAGCTCCCGTCGGATTCCTGAACCTCGACCGCGAGGTCGCCGGCCTGTGCGTCGAAGCCCTGAGCGCCGACCTCGAGCGCTCCGCCGGTCTCGGCCGGCGCCAGACTCGCGTCGGTCAGTGCCGCGTTGGCGCGATTCGTCGTCGCGAACGGCACCAGGTAGATGCGCGCATTCGCGAACGCCGGATCGCGAAGTGCCGCGGGCAGCGAGTCGGTGCCGAATCCGGCGGCCTGCAGATCGCTCAGCCAGAACAGCTCCTTGTTGAGCCGGCGGCTCGCGCTCAATGCCCGCGCGGCCGCTTCGAGTGCGGCACGGTGATTCGTGGTCGCGGCACCGGGTGCGAGCGATTGCAGCGCACCTCGCACCCGCGCCATATCGGTCGACGGCTCGGGCGAGAGCGGCGCGGCCGCTGCGTCGTACGGCACCAGCAGCACCTCATCGGCCGGCCCGAGCGAGGCGAGCACGTGCTCGACCGCGCGCCGCGCCGCGGCGAACAGCGTGCCCTCGCGAGAGCCCGCGGACATGCTGCCGCTGCGATCCACCAGCACCACCACGGTGGTCGGCGCCGAGCCCTGGCCGAACGATCCGCGAATCGCCGGCCGCGCCATCGCGAGTGCCAGGCACGCCACGGCCAGCGTGCGCAGCAGCAGCAACAGCCACTGCTTGAGCTTGAGGCGCCGGATCTCGCTCTGTTGCACCTCGCTCAGAAACGCGAGCGAGGGAAAGAGGATCTCGCGCGGCTTCCGGCGGGTGAAGAGGTGGATGAGAATCGGGATCGAAGCGGCGGCAAGACCGAACAGGAACAGCGGATTCAGAAAATTCACGCGCCGCCTCCGCGCTTCGTCGTCACTTCGGGATACACACCCGCGTCACGATAGCGCGCCAGGGACGCGTCCCAGACTTCGAGCCGCGTGACCGGATGGATGCTCCATGCCGCGTCGAACATCAGCCAGCCGCTCACCCGCACGCGGCGCGCCTCGCCGCCTGCGGGGAGTTCCGCACGCTCCGTGAGCCTCAACTCGGCGACCAGCGCATCGACCGCCCATTCGGGGTGACGCGCTCGGAACGAGGGTGAAAGCGTAGCGAGGAGCGCGCCAGTGGTTCCGCGCGTCGTGGGCCACTCGCGGACGATACGGAGCGCCACCTCACCGTTGCCGCGGGCGTCGAAGCGCTCGACGAATCCCTCGACCGCGACTGCGCGCCTCTCGATGGCCGAGTACTCCGCGACGCTCGACCGCGTCGGCAGCGCGTCCAGCGCCTCGAAGCGGGTCGGAGTGGGATCGGCCGGGACCGCGACGCGCGATTTCATCTCGCGCCGGTGACGGAGTTCGAGCGAAGCGAACGGCCAGGCGCCCTCGGCGGTGAGCGCGAGCAGTCCCGCGACCCCGAACGTCAGCGCTGCGGTTGCGATCCATCGCACGCTCACAGCAGCCGCGCCCGTTTCTCGAGGTAGGCGAGCAGCGCCTTGTCGAACGCGGTGCGGGTGTCGAGCCGCACGTAGTCGATCAGCTGTTCACGACAGGCCCGCTGGTAGTGGGTGCTCCACGCCTCGAGTCGCTCGCGATAGCGCTTCGCAATCTCCCACGGTTCGGTGGTCAGACGCTCGCCGCTTTCCATGTCGACGAACGTGGCGGTGTCGTTGTAGGGAAAGTCCGCCTCGTCGGGATCGAGGATGTGGAACACCACCACTTCGTGCTGACGGTGGCGGAAGTGCTGCAGTGCCTTCAAGACCTCGGCGGGGTCGTCCATCAGATCCGAGCACAGCACCACGAGCCCGCGCCGCTTGATGCGCTCCGCCACTTCGTGCAGGGCGGGGCCCAGGCGGGTGCGGCCCTGTGCCTCGGCGCTCGCGAGCGTCTTGAGCACCACGTCGAGGTGCGAACGCACCGCGCGCGCCGGCACGAACGTCAGGGGGCGGTCCGCGAAGGTCAGGACCCCGACCGCGTCCTGCTGCTGCAACATCAGGTACGCCAGTGCGGCCGACAGCGAGCGCGCGTAGTCGAGCTTGCTCATCACGGCGCGCGGCGAGCGGAAACCCATCGAGCCCGACAGGTCGACGAGCAGATGACAACGCAGATTGGTTTCTTCGGTGTACTGCTTGACGAGCAATCGGTCGCTGCGCGCCCACACCTTCCAGTCGAGGTTCTTGAGCGGGTCACCCGGCATGTAAGGACGATGCTCCGCGAATTCGACGCTGAAGCCGTGAAACGGCGAGCGGTGCATGCCGGCGATGAAGCCCTCGACCACCAGTCGTGCGCGCACGTCGAGATGCGCGAGCCGCGCGACCACCGCGGGGTCCAGGTAGTTCGAGCCGCTCATCGCGTCACTCCCGCCACGCGGTCCACACCATTTCCTGGTCGTCGCGCTCGAACGGGGCGCCTTCGAAGCCGCCGCGCACCTCGAAGCGCTCGAAGCCCGCGGCGCGCAACAGCAGCTCCATCTCGGCTTTCCAGATCCAGCGCAGCGTGAAGGCGTAGCGATGCACGCGCGGTGCGCTGCTCGCGGGAGTCTCGGTGACGGTGCGGTCGGTGGTGAGCGTCTGACGCACGCGATCGTAATGGGTCGTGGATTCCATCTTCACGAGCGCCATCGACTCCGGGTGCGTGAACTCGCGCTCGAGCTGGGGCACGCCGTCTTTCGCCTGGATGAAGGCCATGCTCGGAAAGAACAGGTTCAAGAGCAGGCGCCCGCCCGGCGCCAGATGCTCCCGGCAGCAGCGCAGGGTCGCGAGCTGATCTTCGGCGGTGAGGTTGTGCAGGAGCGCGCGAAACGGAATCGTGATGAGCGCGTAGCGGCGCGGCAGGGTGAAGTCACGCATGTCGGCCTGCGCGACGTGAGGCGTGAGCCCGGCGCGCGCGGCCTTCGCACGCAGCAGGTCGAGCATCGCCGGCTCCAGGTCGATGCCGTCGATGTCGGCTCCAGCCGCGGCCGCCGGAATCAGAAGCCGGCCCGATCCACAACCGACTTCGAGGACCGGCCCGCCGGCGCGGCTCGATTCGCCGACGTAGAAGGCCCGGTCGGCGTCGTACCACGCGTAGGACAGGTCGTAGAGTTCGGCATCGAAGTAGGGCGTGGTGTGGGCGTAGCTCATGCCATCCGCTTTCGACCCTTCCACAGCCAGTAGACCGGGAATCCGATCAGCGCGATCAGCACGCCCAGGCCGGCGCGCGGGATCAGCGCGATCATGCCGACCAGCGGACCGCTCACCCCTTCGATCTCGAGCGGCGTGCTGGTCGTGAAGTCGCTGTAGATGATGACGGCGGTCACGGCCATGAACACGATCGCGGTGAGCGGGAACAACGCGGCGCGATAGCTCGGCGCCTCGAGCTTCTCTTCCTTCTCGCGGCGGCGGTACACGAACAGCGCGGCGGTCGAGACGCCGTAGAACAGCCACGAAGTGGTCACGAACCAGCCCGAGACGTCATCGAAGCCGCCCGCCACGCGCAGCCACACGATCGACAGCACCGCCTGGACCCACAGCGCGAGCGACGGGGTGCCACGGCGCGGATCGAGTCCCGCCATCGGCTTCCACAGCAGCCCGTCCGCGGCCATCGCCTGCGTGACGCGCGGCCCGGTCAGGATCGCGCCGTTGGTGGTGCCGAAGGTCGAGATCGCGACCAGCACCGCGAGCGCCTTGGCACCCCACTCACCGAGCACCCGCCGTACCGTCTCGGAGCCGACCGCCTGGTAAGCGCGCACGCCGTCGTCGCCGAGCACTGTGTAGTAGGCGAGGTTGGTGAGCACGTAGATGCCGACCACCAGCCAGGTGCCCCACACGATCGCGATCGGCATCACGCGTTTGGGATTCTTGATCTCGCCCGCGACGTAGGTGGAATCGGTCCAGCCGTCGTAGGCGAACAGGATCCCGATCATGGCGGCGAAAAACGCGGTGAGCAGTGGTTTGGCGGCCACCGCCTCGACGACGGGCATCGGAGTGCCCGGCGCAGTGGCCGGCAGCAGGAACGCGGCAGCGCACACGCCGAGGATTCCGATCACCTTGAGCGTGGTGAGCACCGAAGCGGTGCCGGCGCCCTCGCGCGCGCCCAGCCAGTTGACGAACGTGAGCAGCACGATCGCCGCCGCACCGACCACGAACTGCGTCGAGTCTGGCAGGCCGAGTGCCTGGCAGAAGTAGAGCGCGAACACGCTCGTGATCGAGGCGATCACAGTCGGCTTGATCACCCACAGGTTCGCCCAGCCGAACACGAAGCCCCACGCGTCGCCGAACGCCTCGCGGATGAACACGTAGAGTCCGCCGGTGCGCGGATGCGTGACCGCGAGTTCGGCGAGCACCAGCGAGCCGCAGATCGACAAAATGCCGCCCACCACCCACGCGAGGATCACGATCCCGACCCCGTGCAGATCCTGGGCGACCGAGTTCGGCGAGCGGAAGATGCCGGAGCCGATGATGTTGCCGACCGTGATCGCGGTCGCGGCGTAGAGCCCGATCTGGCGTTTCAACTCGACGGAATCACGTGGCGGTACGCGAGCGGCCTCGGGCATGCCGTGTTCTCCGGGTTCGGGTGGGGCTGCGAAGCTCGGCGCGCTACTCGGTCGGAATCGTCTTCAGCAGATCCTGGATGATGCGGTCGGGCTTGATGCCCTCGGCCTCGGCGCTGAAGTTCGTCACGATGCGATGCCGCAGCACCGCGGGGGCAACCGCGCGTACGTCCTCGATGCCGGGCGCGAAACGCCCCATCAGCACCGCGCGGGTCTTGGCGCCGAGCACCAGGTACTGCGAGGCGCGCGGCCCCGCACCCCACGACACCCACTGCTTCACGAACTCGGGCGCTCCGGCGCCGCCGCTGCTCGAGGCTCCACCGCGCGTCGCACGCGCCAGTCGCACGGCGTAGCGAACCACGTGATCGGCGACCGGCACGCGGCGCACCAGCTTCTGAAGCGCGATGATGTCGGCGCCGCTCAGCACCCGATCGAGCTTCGCTTCGTAGGCCGAAGTGGTGGTCGCGACGATTTTCTCCTCCTCGGCCTCGCTCGGGTAATCGACGAATACGTTGAACATGAAACGATCGAGCTGGGCCTCGGGCAGCGGATAGGTGCCCTCGAGCTCGATCGGGTTCTGGGTTGCGAGCACGAAGAACGGCAGCGTGAGGTCGAAGGTCTGGCCGCCGGCGGTGACCTGCTTCTCCTGCATCGCCTGAAGCAGCGCCGCCTGGGTCTTGGGCGGCGTGCGGTTGATCTCGTCGGCCAGCACGATGTTCGCGAACACCGGGCCGCGGATGAAGCGGATCGCGCGCTTGCCGGTCGCGGGTTCTTCCTCGATCACGTCGGTGCCGGTGATGTCGCTCGGCATCAGGTCGGGCGTGAACTGGATGCGATTGAAGTTGAGATCCAGCACCCGCGCGAGACTCGAGATCAGCAGCGTCTTGGCGAGTCCCGGCACTCCCACCAGCAGCACGTGGCCGTTCGCGAAAAGTGCCATCAGGAGCTGGTCCACCACTTCGTCCTGTCCGACGATCACCTTGCGCAGCTCGGTGATGATTCGCTCACGCGCGGACTTGAGGGATTCGACGGCTTGCAGATCGGACGTGGCGGGCTGGGTGGTCACACGAATCCCCGATGGTGAGAGGAGCTCAAGCGCGGGCGAGCATCGAGGCTAGGGCCGCGCCCTGCGCCGATTGTGAAGGGCGTGAAAGGCTAGCACGCGGTTTTCACGGCTCACAATGCGCGACGCGCCGGTGGCCCGCGCCGGAGAACCAGCGCGGGCCACGGTCGGATGGGCGCGGCTCGGATCAATCCACTCGTACGATCCGTGCGACCCGCGAGGTCGAGCCCGATTCGGCGCGCGCGAAGTAGACGCCCGCCGGCATGCGCCGGCCGGAATCGTCGCGACCGTCCCAGCTCATGCGATGGACGCCGGCCGCGAGTGCGCCGCGATGGACGCTGCGCACTTCGCGTCCCGCAACGTCGAAGATCCGCACGCGGATCTCGCCGGCCAGCGGCAGCGAGAACGTGAGCTTCACTTCGTCACGCGCCGGGTTCGGCGTCGCCTGCAGCGCGGCACGCGGCGGGGTCACCAGCTCCGATTCGACCGCGGTCGTGAGCGCACTGCCGGTCGCGCGGATGACGGCCAGCCCGTCGCGGAACGTCGCGCCGGGATCGCTCGACAGCGTGGTGGTCGCACCGGTGGCGGGATCGATCGAGAGCATCAACCCCTGGGTCGCGCCGTAGCCGACCGCCCACAACCGATTGGTGCCGGGATCCCAGTCGAGTCCGCGGGCCGCCGTCGTGTTGCCGACCACCGTGCTGCTGCCGGTGTCGCGGTTGATGCGAATCAGCCGTGCGGGCGGTGTGTTGTCGATGCCGTAGAGGAATCCGTCGACCGCGTTGTAGGCGAGGTCGGTCGGGAAGAAACCGGTTGCCTGCGCGAGCGGGCTCGCCTCGGCGGTGCGCGGATCCACCACGAACACCCGGTCGCCGATTCCGGTCAGATCGAGCACGTAGAGCGCATCGCGGTCCGCGGCGTAGGCGACTCCGCGGGCGCTGGCGCCGGTCGGCCCCAGCCTCGCGGTCACTCCGGTGCGCGGATCGAGCCGCCACAGATCGCCGGTGTTGACGTCGACCGTGTAGCCCATGGCGTCGGACGGCCGCCACGCGAGCCCGAGCATCACCGGCCCGGAGATCGGGTCCTCCCAGAGCGGCAGCGTGCAGCCGGGGCGCGGATACTCGAGGGCGCTGAAGACGCCGATTGCGAACGAGGTGGTCCCGGGACCCGGCAGACGCACCCACGCCTGCGCGTAACCCTTGTCGTTGTCACCCAGATAGAGATTGCCCGTCAGGGGATCGAGCGCCAGACCCGCGAACGCACCGAGGCGCCCGTAGTACTGCGAGATCGCGGGGTTCTTGGGCGGCAGGTCCTGCGTGCTCCAGCGGAACTTGGCGATGAAGTTGCCGTCGCGGTCCACCACCTGAATACCGCTGTGTTCGAGCGCGATCAGCAGCCGCCCCGGGTAGACCGGGCTCGTCATGGGCGACCACACGATGTCGTCCACCAGCGCGTCGAAGTCGGCATCCAGATTGGCGACGAAGTTGGTCGAACGCGATGACTTGATCGGCGCTCCCGCGCGCGTGAACTTGAACCACGCGTTCGACGTGATCTGACCGGGGTTGGCTCCGGCATCCACGAAGTAGACGAACGACGAGTCCACCGTGATGCCGCGGACACTTTCGAGCGTGTCGAGTCCCGAGCCCGGCACCGTGAAGGTGCTCGGCACCGTGAACACGGTGTCGAGCAGCGCGCCTGCCGCACTCCAGCGGCGCACGACTCGATCGGGCGTCACCTGCCAGTAGGTCGATGTCATGTGATCCCACGCCAGGCCCACACCGCTGGCGGGTCCCGCGCTCACCAGCGTGCCGCAGCGATCGCGAAGTGCGCCCGAACTCGCGAGGCGGCGGTTCACGGGATCGAACGCCAGCTCGTCGGACGCCGCGCCCGGCCAGCGCGCCATGGCGAAGCGATGTGGCCCAAAGGTGATCACGGGGCCGTTCGGATCGCTCGGCGATTCCCAGTTCACGGTTGCGTCGAGTCCCATGCCGGTACTCCCCGGGGCGATCTGAAAGTCCACCTGCTCGCCGGTCGCGCACACGATCGTGGTCACCACCGTCGCGGTTCCTCCGGTGCGATCGGAGCGCAGGAAGCGACTGAACAACAGCTCGCTTCCGCGCACGATCGCCACTTCACCCTGCGCGATCGTGCCGCCATCCACGCGCGCGATGAAGCGACCGCGTACCGTGTAGGTGCCGGCGATCGGCGCTGTCCATCGCACCACCGACCACGCCCCGC is a window of Candidatus Eisenbacteria bacterium DNA encoding:
- a CDS encoding VWA domain-containing protein, producing the protein MNFLNPLFLFGLAAASIPILIHLFTRRKPREILFPSLAFLSEVQQSEIRRLKLKQWLLLLLRTLAVACLALAMARPAIRGSFGQGSAPTTVVVLVDRSGSMSAGSREGTLFAAARRAVEHVLASLGPADEVLLVPYDAAAAPLSPEPSTDMARVRGALQSLAPGAATTNHRAALEAAARALSASRRLNKELFWLSDLQAAGFGTDSLPAALRDPAFANARIYLVPFATTNRANAALTDASLAPAETGGALEVGAQGFDAQAGDLAVEVQESDGSSLGRGFIALPARGSAGTLLPLSRVPAIGARVSIPDDALPLDNQRWVAAGRDGGLRVVLREDGESSPLRLALEAGSPASGLVVRAAGATEMPEALRSADVVVLNDLERLGAAEAQAVLDHHRAGGAVLVVFGARADAAWWNESVLGALGLGRLGDPVAAASGASWRLMRAVADHAVLSGFPARAGEPLSSARFFAIRGFTPAAAARPLLEFDRSHPALIEAPHALALVASFGAGASDLSTSGAFLPLLHQMVKVLGRGSAAPSLEPGERFTMPATTGPWRIEDADGRELPSELVTRDGATHLESERLERPGLYRVTQAGALRASFAVNPSPAESD
- a CDS encoding class I SAM-dependent methyltransferase: MSYAHTTPYFDAELYDLSYAWYDADRAFYVGESSRAGGPVLEVGCGSGRLLIPAAAAGADIDGIDLEPAMLDLLRAKAARAGLTPHVAQADMRDFTLPRRYALITIPFRALLHNLTAEDQLATLRCCREHLAPGGRLLLNLFFPSMAFIQAKDGVPQLEREFTHPESMALVKMESTTHYDRVRQTLTTDRTVTETPASSAPRVHRYAFTLRWIWKAEMELLLRAAGFERFEVRGGFEGAPFERDDQEMVWTAWRE
- a CDS encoding amino acid permease, which codes for MPEAARVPPRDSVELKRQIGLYAATAITVGNIIGSGIFRSPNSVAQDLHGVGIVILAWVVGGILSICGSLVLAELAVTHPRTGGLYVFIREAFGDAWGFVFGWANLWVIKPTVIASITSVFALYFCQALGLPDSTQFVVGAAAIVLLTFVNWLGAREGAGTASVLTTLKVIGILGVCAAAFLLPATAPGTPMPVVEAVAAKPLLTAFFAAMIGILFAYDGWTDSTYVAGEIKNPKRVMPIAIVWGTWLVVGIYVLTNLAYYTVLGDDGVRAYQAVGSETVRRVLGEWGAKALAVLVAISTFGTTNGAILTGPRVTQAMAADGLLWKPMAGLDPRRGTPSLALWVQAVLSIVWLRVAGGFDDVSGWFVTTSWLFYGVSTAALFVYRRREKEEKLEAPSYRAALFPLTAIVFMAVTAVIIYSDFTTSTPLEIEGVSGPLVGMIALIPRAGLGVLIALIGFPVYWLWKGRKRMA
- a CDS encoding DUF58 domain-containing protein, with product MSGSNYLDPAVVARLAHLDVRARLVVEGFIAGMHRSPFHGFSVEFAEHRPYMPGDPLKNLDWKVWARSDRLLVKQYTEETNLRCHLLVDLSGSMGFRSPRAVMSKLDYARSLSAALAYLMLQQQDAVGVLTFADRPLTFVPARAVRSHLDVVLKTLASAEAQGRTRLGPALHEVAERIKRRGLVVLCSDLMDDPAEVLKALQHFRHRQHEVVVFHILDPDEADFPYNDTATFVDMESGERLTTEPWEIAKRYRERLEAWSTHYQRACREQLIDYVRLDTRTAFDKALLAYLEKRARLL
- a CDS encoding T9SS type A sorting domain-containing protein, encoding MRRAFRKSHLSLAVARLLLVSSALIGSAIAHADDVGLEWNAATNLAGARWTYGTKALVTGTLTLCPNAFTDGLGVQYWRESVSASAAAAVFNPTAIARAVSDIGILPSKSFALRPSGAWSVVRWTAPIAGTYTVRGRFIARVDGGTIAQGEVAIVRGSELLFSRFLRSDRTGGTATVVTTIVCATGEQVDFQIAPGSTGMGLDATVNWESPSDPNGPVITFGPHRFAMARWPGAASDELAFDPVNRRLASSGALRDRCGTLVSAGPASGVGLAWDHMTSTYWQVTPDRVVRRWSAAGALLDTVFTVPSTFTVPGSGLDTLESVRGITVDSSFVYFVDAGANPGQITSNAWFKFTRAGAPIKSSRSTNFVANLDADFDALVDDIVWSPMTSPVYPGRLLIALEHSGIQVVDRDGNFIAKFRWSTQDLPPKNPAISQYYGRLGAFAGLALDPLTGNLYLGDNDKGYAQAWVRLPGPGTTSFAIGVFSALEYPRPGCTLPLWEDPISGPVMLGLAWRPSDAMGYTVDVNTGDLWRLDPRTGVTARLGPTGASARGVAYAADRDALYVLDLTGIGDRVFVVDPRTAEASPLAQATGFFPTDLAYNAVDGFLYGIDNTPPARLIRINRDTGSSTVVGNTTAARGLDWDPGTNRLWAVGYGATQGLMLSIDPATGATTTLSSDPGATFRDGLAVIRATGSALTTAVESELVTPPRAALQATPNPARDEVKLTFSLPLAGEIRVRIFDVAGREVRSVHRGALAAGVHRMSWDGRDDSGRRMPAGVYFARAESGSTSRVARIVRVD
- a CDS encoding MoxR family ATPase; protein product: MRVTTQPATSDLQAVESLKSARERIITELRKVIVGQDEVVDQLLMALFANGHVLLVGVPGLAKTLLISSLARVLDLNFNRIQFTPDLMPSDITGTDVIEEEPATGKRAIRFIRGPVFANIVLADEINRTPPKTQAALLQAMQEKQVTAGGQTFDLTLPFFVLATQNPIELEGTYPLPEAQLDRFMFNVFVDYPSEAEEEKIVATTTSAYEAKLDRVLSGADIIALQKLVRRVPVADHVVRYAVRLARATRGGASSSGGAGAPEFVKQWVSWGAGPRASQYLVLGAKTRAVLMGRFAPGIEDVRAVAPAVLRHRIVTNFSAEAEGIKPDRIIQDLLKTIPTE